From Haemorhous mexicanus isolate bHaeMex1 chromosome 1, bHaeMex1.pri, whole genome shotgun sequence, one genomic window encodes:
- the CFAP90 gene encoding cilia- and flagella-associated protein 90, producing the protein MAASGTRLAQEALGSAPGRRRPALSSFSAFSFVPPKREGPPELSYYNRPRKTGDFFTYDAVFGIPEDYDQYLPRCDRKHAKARGLKINEEEMARTVPVLTSSEYGKRINKLLDPPTREHARVNSLHAAIYGEGSHSAP; encoded by the exons ATGGCCGCCAGCGGGACGCGCTTGGCGCAGGAGGCGCTCGGCAGCGCGCCGGGGAGGAGGCGGCCTGCCCTCTCTTCCTTCTCCGCCTTCAGCTTCGTTCCGCCCAAACGGGAAGGGCCTCCGGAGCTCAGCTATTACAACCGGCCGCGCAAG ACAGGAGATTTTTTCACCTATGATGCTGTTTTTGGAATACCAGAAGATTATGACCAATATCTTCCACGATGTGACAGAAAACATGCAAAGGCTCGTGGCCTTAAAATTAATGAGGAG GAAATGGCAAGAACTGTTCCCGTGCTGACATCTTCAGAGTATGGGAAGCGCATTAATAAGCTCTTAGACCCACCAACCAGAGAGCATGCCAGGGTTAATAGCCTGCACGCAGCAATCTACGGGGAAGGCAGCCACTCTGCTCCTTGA